TTGTGCTGCTTCTAGCCTTAGTCGGAGAAGCTTCTTACTGAATCGGGTGGTGTGATCTCCAAACCTTCTCAAATGGTAGGTGCTCATCCAGAGATGGGGCCCTGCCTGCATCAGACACACCCATAGATGGACACTACTTGCATCAAACACACCCATAGATAGAACACTGCCCACATCGAACATTCTCCACACTCAAGCCCCTAAGAACATTGAGCAGTAGGAGCGGGGTAGAATATTGAGAGCCGGAGGACTCGGAAGGAGTGCCGTCTCCTGGAGGTGACATGCCGATTGCACACGCAAGCTCACAGTAGCTGTGGTTATCTGAGCAAGATCGGTGTGAGATCAAGCCAGTTAAAAGCTCCAGCATGGGTTGGGGAGGGGATCCCAAGTTCCCACCCTACCTGAGTAGATATTGGCAGTTAATGGCCGTGGGTAAGGAAGAGTCACATTCCTTTAGGAGTGTAGCTACCGGTCAGTTCCCCAAGCCCCAGTGGATGATCCTACTGAACTCACTGGGTTAAAAATAGCAACAAGCAAGTAAATAATCataaaaagaggacatgaagttggaagCAGGGGCACATATGCTGGAAGATTCTAGAAGGGGGTTATGAGGAGCGGATATAGTTAAGGAACATTATACATATGGAAAATTTCAGAGAATAAGTTTGAATTcaataaataagatttaaataCTAGAACCTTGGTGTTCAGACTATGTACACTAGAATGCAGGCTGTCTTATCTGCATGGGGCACAATATCAAACGCCAAGTCTTAAAGTAAGGAGTAAGAGATGGCTTTCATCTATCCTTCCCTACTGAAAGGCCTCCCCCACTCCTTGGTGTCCTATTCCTTGGCTTAGCTCTCTCCTCAAATTCTTCCTCGAGCCACACACAGCAGTGCTCACAGGGTCAGTCTGCCAGGCAGCCGCCCCAGCAGCTAGCACATCGCTCCTGCCAATACTGTTACTGAGAACACTTGGTAGAAATCTTTTGGAGAACACATTTGCTTGTGCAGAAAGAAAGcatgcatccccccccccccgaaggtCACTTCCGAATAGATAAACATATTTTGATTTGGTTCAGTGTCAGCATATGAGATCCATGTGTACTCTCACATTCAGATGACGGTTTGGTAGACAAATGCTTCAATAGCCCTGGGGGACTGACGCACTCCTGACTGGGTTCTGCTTCAGGGGGGCAGGCATCTAACACACTCAGAGGTGCAGCTGGACCCTGTATGTTATTTCAAGCACACTGCCACAGCCTCTCCGGCTGGATAGAGACTCTACCTTCTTGCCTCCTGGAACCCTAATGGAGCGGGTTGGCATTAACCAAACAGGCCTGTTGAATTCTTTAAAACACTGTATTTTGATAACTGGCCTTAGCTTTGTAATCTAGCTTAGTGCTTTTCTgcgccttttcttttttccttataatGTATAATGTGTGCAAGTTAGACTGAGTCAAAATTAGTCTACAACTGGAATGATCAAAAATTTAGCACTTGTGGCATATAGGGTTTTTAAAGAACACTTTGCGTCCAGGCATAAGAAATCAATTTATgcagggcagtggtagcacacgcctttaatcccagcacttgggaggcagaggcaggtggatttctgagttcgaggccagcctggtctacagagtgagttccaggacagccagggctacacagagaaaccctgtctcagaaaaaaaaaaagaagaaagaaagaaagaaaggaaggaaggaagaaaggaaggaaggaaggaaggaaggaaggaagaaagaaaggaaggaagaagaaagaaatcgatTACAGAGGCTAGGGTGATCACTTAACAAGTGAACTATGAAGACTGGAGTTTGAGTCCCATGCATCCACTTAAACAGGTAGATGTCATGGCCTGCCTGTATCCCAAGACATAGAAGAGATTCCTTGAACCCACGGGCTAGCTGGACTCACTGCTAAAGAAGCCTGTTTGGGGTTCAGATGAGAATGAGATCCTGCTACCTTGTTTAAGACAGACAAGGATTGAGGGAGATGCTCAGGGTTGATGTCTAgtctacacatgcacatacacgcatgTGCACCCACATGTACAAGGACATAGATACTCACACACAAACTTCACAACAGATACTGCAAAATCAATGACAGAGGAAGCAAAGTTAAACAACGTCCTTCTCTGTCAGTGGGATAGagtcccgcttgtttcttggcaTTGCATCTACACTAAACTACTTCTCTGTGATGCTTGACAGAAACAGAGGCAAAAAGGTCACCAAAGAGGGAATGCTACAGAACAGGCTGGATGAGCGCTCTCCCcattaatgaaaacaaagagaaactgcTAGAGTCTGTGATGCCAGGGAGGTTACAATGAGAACCAGTAATGGCACACTTCCTAATTGATCCCCAAAATGTAGTGTTTGAGCTGGCTACACATGTGTGtagaccccagcactcaggaggcgaaGTTAGGAGGACCaagagtttgaggatagcctgacTATATAGTGAGAACTTGGCTCAAagaacaaatgtatatatatatatttgattaacGGCTCTGGAGTCCGTTCAAGGTTTCTCTTGAGTTTTAGAATTGAGTTAATGCTATGTGAGTTAATGCTATGTAATATTTTTTGCttcctttacatttatttacttatttattattttgtgtatgtacatgtgagtggtTGCGAGCACGTGTGAATATGACACATACATATGGAGATTGGtgaacaacttgcagaagttggttTTCTCTGGCTACCATCTTGATAGCCCTACTTTTTTTTGTCTAGAaagcttttcattgttttctatcTCATTGAgtttcatataaaaattttaaaaattattagcaCAAAGAGAAAACTTTTCATAAATAGAAAGTAGACGTCTGAAATACAGGGATAACTCAATTCTGGGTGCACATATTGAATGGCTTCAAGGTATGTTATCTGAAAGTAATGTTCATAATAAATTAGAGGTTTTATCAAATTCTACAGGCAGATCAACTTAGATACAGACTTACCCAAAGTTCCCTTAAAGTAAGAGAATTAAAACTCACGCCCACTATTCTGGCTTTTAAGaatttctcttcttttgctttttttttttttttttttaaatcataagcaTGTTCTAAAATCGAATGGAATAATAAATCAGAACGCTTCATCTGCTATATATTCATGAGAAGTGTAACTGCTTCTTACTATTCTTGGAAATCCATCCACAGCATATTAAGTACACTAGAGAATCATACCCGTGGAAATcaaattgattttaaaacttCTATACATCTAACAAGATGCAGCCATGCTCGGAGTCCGCAGGTGCAGGCTGCATTTCTGCGAGGGATTGGAAGGCAGATGACACCTCTTTCCCTCATTTCCTTGACCTGTGATAgctctgagctgtctcaccagcttACCCCGTTGCATTCAATTTCAAATCACTTAACTTCACGGAAGTTATTCAAAGTGGAGATGCGAAGCCCACTCTGGGATTGCAAGTTAAATCCTGTTATCTACAGTTTTGAGTTGGTAATATTTCTACCAAGCCACTACCCATTTAATTCTATGTGGCTTGGCAGACTTTTGAAGTTCTGCTGCTTTCGGGGGAATTTTGGTTGCTGAAGACTATCTTGCTTGGCCCCTCGAATTATACACAGTACGACATCTACTGTGCATAGtgcttttccagacaggatttaaAAACCTCAGTTATAAATGTCAACAAATAGCTTATCAATAAGCCTGGAAGCTTGGAATAAAGGTGGTACTGAACCAAATAAGTAACAACTACTCCACAGAAATAACTGCAGTGGAAAACCAGACATTATATTAAGGACCAGTTAATGCAGTAACTGCCACCAAGGATAGGCATGTCTGTATCTATACATAACTACTGAAACTTCCTGGTTATTATATTTGTGATTACCATGAAAGTGAAAaattcatataaaagcaaaaaatgtcCATCTGACTTACcagggagttaaaaaaaaaaaaaagctgttttatTCTGCCTATGCGAAGGAATTAAATATTGTAATGTCAGTCTTCAAAGAAATCATGATTGAGCTAAGTGCAGGCTGAAGGAACATAGCTTTGTAAGCCCCACTAGATGGTGTTATGTTTTTttacttgggttttgttttgaggcaagttCTCACTATACAGCTGTGGGCTGGGTTGAaatttctggtcctcctgtctcagcatcctaagtactaggattataggtgtggctTGTGGGGCAGGGTCAGAGGCAGTGTTGACTTGTTCTTGTGAGGCAATGCCCTGTATTCTAGTCTATCACTTGCATTATTCTGCATCCATATATGTTCCAATCATATATGTGATGCAGTCTGGCTAGTTTGTCACCCGCTCTTCATCGGCAGTAACCAAAGGTCAGAGACTGGCCTTGCTTTTTATCTCAGAACCTCCAGAGTTTAAGCGAACAACCTAGCATGCGGTGGGCGTCCTCAGCTAAGTGAGGAGCAAATGACTAAAGCATATGGACTTGTGTAGTCAGGAAAGTCAACAGTTCTTATGTGGGGAGAAATCTctgcagggaggaggaggaggctgggggCTACCACAGCAGCAAGCCACATGTGTTCATGATCTCCCTGACTCGGTTTACCCTTTGACGCTGCTAAGTGAATAGAATCTGGTAACGgttaaataaattagaaagtaaTAAAACACAGGTGCCCATTCTGGGACTTTCCTCAATTGCCTTTCAGTAGGAAGACCACAGGCTAATCTGTTTTTATACAAGTACTGGACAGCTGAAGGCATAGCCTGCTAAGTGCCATAAACCTCAACCTCTTCAACCCTCTGAGGTTTTAAACTACACATACAAAGTCGGGAGCAGCGGTGCCCACTGCTGTAGTATCCACAAttcaggaagttgaggcaggtgGCTTGCTTGAGCCCATGGATTTGAGATCAATCTGGGCAATATAGGGAGACTTCATCTCAAGACGGATTAAGTGATTGATGGGATGAAGTACACTTTCAAAGGAATTACAAAGATGGACGTCTTGGGGCCCGATGTTCTAGCATCAATTCAACCACGTTCATGAAATGTCGCATATTCTATAGTGTTTCCATTCTTCCCACATTCTTCCCGCTCTCCCATTCAGTACAAGATAATATCATGTGACCTACTGCCTCCATACATCCCTGAATAATGTGAGGCAGAGATTCCGATATGGAAAATCCATACGGAGCAAACTTCTCTGGGAATCTGTATCAGATTAATAATTCTGAGAAAGAGAGTAATGCTGTATCAACAGCACGCACAGGTGTTATCACCACCATAACTATTGATGCTACCCTGAGCTCTGGGTATCACTGAATGCTTACGTGGACGTGGCTCCTGTCTGCACCACTGAATGCTTACGTGGACGTGGCTCCTGTCTGCACCACTGAATGCTTACATGGACGTGGCTCCTGTCTGCACCACTGAACATTCATGTGGAGGTGGATTCTGTCTGCACTTCTACTTGTGTCCTCTTAGCAtgtgtattttgcattttcaaaCTAAACAACAGTGGATGGAGTGTTTTTTATCCACTCTGGATATCACTCTCGGGGTTCTGAGGGTGTGTTGAGGTTTACTGGTCTGAATGGATATGAGGACATGAGCCCCCTTTCAGGCAAGTCCAGAAACTTCTATCAAACTTCCATCCAAGACAAAGGAAGGTGAGAGATAAGAATTCAGCTTTTAAGGAGTTCAGAGATTATGAACATGAGTTACATGAGGATCCTGTAACTCTAAGGGACTCGCTTGGTCTTAATACATGCACATTCTGATCCATTAGCACATCTTGGATTTCTAATTCACAAGGCTTTATAAAAATCACGGATACAAGTTGCTAAGTACAACGTAAGAAGTTAAGTTTCCTAAAGAGAAATCATCTCAGATTGTAGAACTTGGATCCTCCCATTAAATCTATGTAAACTACTTTAAACATCAAATTATCCCCAGAGTTTTATGCAAATCATTGCTACCTCTTGGAAAGCTAtgcacattttacatttttatagctTATATAATTCCTTTTTATCTCCTTCAAAAATTATACCTAAGATAGAGGAAGAATTGAGCAGAGCAGACTTAGAATAATTAGTGCTTAGTAGCTAAAGCACGCCATCTACCATGAATCATTCTCTAAATGATCATCTACAATGATATTAAATACATGTATCTTGTAATTTGTGCCACAGAATCACCAATGGCCAACTCCGGAGTCAAAACTTCCAAACACAGGCAGCCAAAACAATCTGACCAACTAATGCACACAATTATAATGTGTTAACTTCAACAAGCCTCACTAAGTTAAAACTAAACTGACtaaaaaaggaaatggagaatGGGGGCGGTATCCTGCCCCTGAAAGGGTTAAGTGGTTACAAAGTACACAGCCCACATCCCTTTGCCAGACCTCCAGGCTCCATGGAGCCTGCTTACAAAGTGAGAGGTTACATACAAAATAAGATGAGCCAAATAAAAATCCCCCCAAATTAAATAAGTAATTCATTCCAGCACTGGGGCATGGCAGCAGCTTTTAAACTCTCTGAGTGTCCTTGGTTTGGATAGAGAGATGCAGGGCCTCTTTAAGTGCTCCCCACTCCTAGAGCTCAGACCTAGCAAGGTTCCTCTGTGGTTCAGCTGTTGAAACACCCCCACTTAATTTGCATTCACCAGAGTCCACATAGACTCCCCATGTGCAGTCTCCTGGCATGGAAGAAATTGGGCtacttttaaatctatttttagcTGTGCAGTGCTGCTAAGTACCATTTGATCTGGGGCTGAGAAATGTTATGAAGACTGTTTCATATCTATGAATGGTGTTTCCAGTGGCTATTAATTTCTACACATATCAAATACACAAAAGCAATTGACTAGATATGTCTGGGAAATGGCAAGATATTACagaatcaatggaatagaattataaatgcttcttgtgtgtgtgtgcgcgcgcgcgcgtgtgcatgtgtgtgtgcgtgcgcgtgcaaACCAATTAGAAATTCTTCGGTAGCAATTCCTTTCATTTCAAGCTTCAATTCTGAGGAATATCACACTAGGGAGGAGGCGGTTCCCAAGCAAATATCCTTGCCTTTTTGTAACAAAAATCTACACTTAACAATTTTGTCATATTAGACATTTAGAGAAAATTGTGAAAggtaattttataatttttttcaaatagcaTGAGGTTTCAATGTTGGgaaccaataataataatttaaaatgtgctAACAGGTAAAGCCAGGATATATAAAATGGCAATGTTATATGTATGCAGACTTAATATGGCTACTAACCAGTCATCTACTGTAGCACAAAATTATTCTTAGTAACTCTTTGATATTGTCAACCAAATTAGATGTTGAACAATGTTTACAgaatatgttaataaaataatttggaaatatCTGCTAATTATAGATGTTTCTTTCCACGTACACAAAGCATCTTTTCATTAAAACAGGAAGATGCCTTTTGCCTTTTAGAACACTAAGAAGTTTCCTCTCtgtgaaaacaagaacaaagattCAAAGACCTTTTACATCGCATTTTGCAGTTATATAAGATTCCTTCAAGatcctattttctttatttccgcTCCCCAcaccactctctctccctctccctcacttcctagcttgctctctctgtctcatttgaCAGGCAAATTTGCAGACATTGCCGCAGGATAACAACCTCGTTTGACAGTCAATTAACCGTGAATAGTCAAAGCCAAGGCAGTTTGCATTACATAAATGGAAAATTAGATTCCTTTTTCCCAAGAAACAAAACCCTCTCCTTAAGACACTGCAATAGACAACTTAGTATCAAAACTTCTAATCACGTCTTTCCCAAACCCCTTGGAGACATTTAGCAATCAGTAAAAGGTGGTTTCATTTAATTTGTATAATGTAATTTTTGTAAATGTATTATACATTTTGTGTAGAGATCATTATCATGGAGATAATATAAATGTTGGCATAGATGTCATAAAACACCTTTAATGTCTTTCTGACagatattaaaagcaataagctGTGATCCTTTTTAATGGAAGGTTTCTAAGAGAACATTTCAATTATTGTCATTTTATGCCTTTGCAGCCCGTTTCATTGTATAACCTGATATATTTCTGAAGTTTCTTCTGAAATATGCCCAGCAATTAATAATCTTATTGCTATTAATGTCACTGCTTTcctatttgtgtttttcttagtTATATCTACtgggaattgtttttttttttctctagctttAGCCTCGGTACTAAATATCTAGTCTTTTGATTATGAATACCCACCCTGCCTGTCTTCTGACTGCTCACTCCCCCTGTGTGTCCCCAGCCTACCTGATCTTTCTCTCCAAAAGTCTCCAGAAGAATCAGAGTCTGTGATGAAAAAGCTGTGTTCCTTGTTCTTATCTAGGACCAAAACAGAGTGTGAAATCTACAAGTGACCAAACTGTCAAGCAGAACcgaaagacagagggaaggaacaTTGAATTTACTACGCCTAAGTTTGAGAGCGACTAGCTCTAAAGAGAAACAATTTGAGGGCTCTATTTAGAATCCCAAACCTTGGTGACAATTGAGAGAGGACAAAGACATCTAAGaaggtctctctctatatattatatacttgtgTATGTCGAGAGAGCTGATGTCATTGAAATGCAAAGAACAATCTTGAGCTTGGGGGACATTGGTACAGTTATTCAAAAACTTGCCATTGCTTGGAAACTACTgaattgttacatatatgtatatgtgtatatgtacacacacatgcatacacacacacacacacacacacacacacacactgtgctaagacaacagcagagcagcattctagTTACAAAACCCTACTGAACAGAGGGTGCAGAGgtgagtgggggttgggggaaggggttAGGGAGGCTTGGAATGAACCACAGAAATGGATGAATGTAAGAAAGACAAATGGTGGCTCACTTTGGCTTTACCTGAGAAGTTGTCATCCTTTGTAGATATAATAACTTGGTTGTTTTCCTTAGATTTCTGATTCTGTGTGGACAAGAattacacacacaaatcaatgcCTGGATTAAACCATATGCTCATGTCAACAGTCACCAGGAAGAGGCATCAATAAAAGTGACTCCGTGGAGCCTTGGGAGACATTTTTTTATGATAATCTTCTCTGAATAGCTTTTATTCTTAAATCCATGCACGTGCCTGCATATGCTTCCACTAGGCCTTAAGAGGTAACATAGATTAATTAAATGCATGCTAGGTTAGCCCCTGTAAATAAACACACCGTGCTATTTGTCAAGCCTACACTCTATCGGAACAGCTTTACCTCTGTCTGAGCCCTTTGGAAAATGTTTCCTTTGCAAGCTTGAGTGAACATCGCATGCAGAGCCATTTaaatgtaactttggtttctgagGGGTCCTGGGTAGGACTTTCCAGTTAGTGGAAATGGGGCTTGGGAAAGTCTTGCTAAAGATTGCGTATTGATTTACAAGACGCAAATTTTTACACACCCATTCTGGCTTGatttaaacagtaaaaataaaagggaattCAACTTTCGAAATCAATGATTTTTCAATCTTTTGAAAAGAAACTAGGTCATGGCAGAGAAGACACCGAACTCCATGGGAACGGTGAGGAGGATTAGCCCACCAGTTTTTCAGTGTCTCTCTGGTGAACTTGGGCTGAAGGGACTTGGATTCTGGTGTCTGTTTCAACTTCTACAAGCAGTCGACCTAAATCTAAGAAGTGGAAGGGAGGTCCTAAGCCTCAGAAGGCTTTAGGACCGGGAACCACATTTTTATGGAGGACCCTGGCAGGAAATAAGTGCTCCCAAACACAGTGAATATTTCATTTCTGTGGGGAAATGTGGTGATTCATCTTTCCTGCGCATATATAACTGATTCAGCCTAAAGGtgcatttaaataataataattagcttgaaggagcctaaaggggaTATTTACATCGTTGTACGAGGGCTCCTCCTCCAGTGATGGATGGTGGACGGGGCTGCTAGGCCTGCTGCCTCCACCGCCGCTTGCTTTCTGGGGGGccaggggtgggggcgggggcgcCTGCAGGTCCGAGCCTCCGGGGTCCCCCAGCTTCCCATCCTCCTGTAGCAGCCTGGAGGAGTTCAGCGCTAGAGGGAAAGCACCCACGGCGGGCGTCGTGCGGTCCCGACCGCTCCCCTTCTCCGACAGCCCTCGGCCCTGGAGGAACCGGCCACCGCCAACCAGAGAGTCTCCGAGAAGGACACGGGTCTCCTCGTCTTCTTCCTCTTCGTCCTCCGGATCTCGACcgtcctcctcttcctcgccTTCGAGTGGCTTGTGGCCCTCCACGTCcacctcctgctcttcttcctcgtcctcctcgtcTTCAGAGCTGTCCTCGCTGGGATAGCTGCAGCTGGTGCCCTCAGGGGACAGAAGGCCTCGGTGGTGCGGCTGCGGGGCCAGAGGGGGCGGCGGTGGCGGGGGTGGAGGGGCTTGGTGGTGGCGCTCCGACCCCGGCTCTTCGGGCTGTggttgcagcagcagcagcggcgaCGGCGGCTgcggagggtggtggtggtggtggtgcggatggtgatggtggtgatggtggtgcgcTGGGGCCGAGTGGGGAGCGCCCGCCGACGCCCCGTGCAGCTTGGCCAGGCTCTCTGCGTCGTCCTTGCCGCCCACCGGCCGGAAGGCGCTCGAATGGTGGTAGCTGCTGCCGCCCGCCTTGCGCCCTTCTAGGAGGTGCGGGTGATGGGGGGCTGGCACCCGGGTACCCACAGAGCCAGCTCCGGAGGACGCAGCCCCGGTCCCGGACGTCACTCCCGGCTCTGCGGGTGGCGTGGACCCGGCGCTGCAGTCCCCGCCGCTGCCGCCCGGGGGCGACTCGAAGAGCGTGTCGCGTGCTCCGGTGCCCCCAGTAGCGGGAGGACCCGAGCCAGGGCCATTGGCCACCACTGGGGGAGGCTGGCCCGGCGGGGGCGCTGCCTCGGCGCTGCCACCTGCACCGCCCGGCTCGGCCAGGTCCAGAAAGGCCTGGCGCAGCAGGGCCGGGCTGTCACCCAGCGCGCAGCCGAGCGCAGACGGTGGCTGCGGCGGGGGCTGTAGGTAGGTGGGCACGGGCAGCCCGCCGGGGGTCCGTGGTGGCCAGAACATGCAGAAGGGAGGGTAGAAAGCATCCTTGCGACCCGCGGGCCAGAAGAGACCCGACAGCCCGGCCTTGGGAGCCGCAGCTGCGCTCCCCGCGCCCGCTCCCCCCAGGGCCTCGGCCGCTGTCCCCGTGTCCTCCTTCTTGTGGCACAAGCCAAAGGCTGCGGCCGCGGCTGGGAAGGTGTAAGGATGTGGGAAGAGGCCCCCGCAGCCCGGGAACTTCTGTAGCACGCCCCCGAACGAGCCCTTGCTGGGCACTGGGATGACTGGGTAGCTGCGAGGACCTTTGGTGCCAGCTGCTGCGCCAGCCCCCGCACTGGCACCCACGCCCACACCGGCCACGCAGCCACCCCCAGGGCCACCTGCGCCCGGCCCAGCGCCGCCTGTGGCTGCGGCCACCGAGAGGCTGGCTGCGGCGGCCGAGAGGCTAGCTGCAGCCACCACGGCTGCCTCCTGGAGGGAGTCGTCATCGTCATCGAAGCGCGGTCGCTTGTGATGGGCGTGAGGTGCGCCCGCCAGCTCAGCCaagggcggcggcggcggcggcgggggtgGAGCCCCCAGCAGGTGCGGGCCCAGCAGGCCTCCGCCCCCGGCCACTGCGGCTGCGGCCGCCACCGCAGCAGCCTTGACGGAACTGAGTGGGTGACAGGCCGGGTGCGCACTGGGCTGAGGTAGCGCGCGCTTGCGGCTGCCACCGTTGAACATGGCCTTGACGTCCTCCCAGGCGAAGACTAGCTCGTCCTGAGGGCTCTTGTCTGTGAGCTTGAGATGGCGGCGCCAGGAATTGAAGTTGGCGGCGTCTGGCTGCGTGTACTTGGCGTCCGGGGTGCGGTGGGAGTGAAAAATGAACTTATTGGGTGAGAAGTACATGTTGCAGTAGCTGCACTTGATGCATTTGGCCCGAGAGCTGTTGTATCGCGCCGGGATGAAGCTGCCGCGGCAGCCCCAGGCACACTCGTGCGACACGTCGAAGGCGAAGTTGTCTGGCAACTTGGGCGGCCGGTTTTCACCCAGGAACGACTTACAAAGGCGCTCGGCCTCACGCTTGGTGATCATGCCACAACGCCGCGAAGAGATGGGCATGGCCCCGGCCCGCCGCAGGATCTCCAGTTGGACAGGTGTGCACTGCACGCACGTGATGCCCAGCGCCACTCGGCGGTTGTGGATCTCGTTGTAGCTAAAGTTCTTGAGAAGTGTGTTGGAGATCTGAGCCAGGCACAGGCGCTCCTGCCCGTCGATCACCAAGGACACGATGGGAATGCCATAGAGGATCACCTGGCCCACCTGGTTGGGCTTGAGGTTGGCATGGCCCGGCCGCGGTTGACTCAATGCGTCGGGCTGGAAGGCGCTCGATGGCGATGCAAGTAGGATGTCATTGGGCCCTGGCAGTGGGCTGGAAGCCATCTCCACCGAAGAACAGCAGGCTTAGCGCTCCGCGTTTGCCTTGGAGactaaaaaggaaaggagaaagttgACTTGAACCTTTCAGGTCTTAAGGCAGAGGGGTAGGATGCGAACTAATTGAAAATTACAATAGCTTGCTTGCCTTGCTTAAGACCTGATTATTAGTGGGCAACTGAGCAAGTTATAGACGCACAAAGGTcaccttttaaaatttccttcaaGATCGCCCGTGAGAAAGTTCAGCGACTTGGAGTTAACAATTTGTCTTGTATCCTTACTCATCCTAAGCAAATTCTGTCTACttatctgtctatttatctgtttCAGCAAATTCCTAAGAAGCTCAAGACATTCCGGATTTATGGAATAAAATGACTGTTGGAACAAGATATGCGCTCAATAGGAATAGGAAAGCAATGACTATTGGGATTAATGGTTAAACAAGTCACAAAGAACTTGAACTTGACCATTAAAACCCAaattgaggggggggggggagagaggagagaatgaattCAGGTGTACTTGAAAAAAttcaattttgtttaaaaaaaattaacccaaATATTTTGAAAGAGAATTTTGTGGTGTCTGTGGTTTCCTTGATGGGGGAAATTCACTACTGGTTGAAGTATTGCTCATTAAAGCAAAACGAAGTATCTTCTTTCCCGTCCTTGCTTTTAGCTGTTATTTCATTTACTATAATTAGAAAATTTGAGGGTTGGGATGAGGAAAATCTATATGCATGATTACCTCAAAATAAAGTATGTCGTTTTCAAAATTTCAAAGGCTCATTTCATGAGCTAAGTAAGGACTTCTAGTTCTAGTTATGGGGATCAGGAAGAAACGAGAAACACAAGCATTTTTAGAAAGTACTTTCTTGTCATTTTTGATACAAGATACATATGTCAGTACAGGCAAATATATTAAACCAAAAAGCGCACAAAGAAATACTTCTTGGGAGTCACACCTGGCAGAGGTTAAACATATTCAGTTTCCCACAAGTCAACTTTCACGACATTACCACCCTCAACTGTGTCAGTCTTGTTATATATGT
This DNA window, taken from Arvicanthis niloticus isolate mArvNil1 chromosome 14, mArvNil1.pat.X, whole genome shotgun sequence, encodes the following:
- the Skor2 gene encoding SKI family transcriptional corepressor 2 encodes the protein MASSPLPGPNDILLASPSSAFQPDALSQPRPGHANLKPNQVGQVILYGIPIVSLVIDGQERLCLAQISNTLLKNFSYNEIHNRRVALGITCVQCTPVQLEILRRAGAMPISSRRCGMITKREAERLCKSFLGENRPPKLPDNFAFDVSHECAWGCRGSFIPARYNSSRAKCIKCSYCNMYFSPNKFIFHSHRTPDAKYTQPDAANFNSWRRHLKLTDKSPQDELVFAWEDVKAMFNGGSRKRALPQPSAHPACHPLSSVKAAAVAAAAAVAGGGGLLGPHLLGAPPPPPPPPPLAELAGAPHAHHKRPRFDDDDDSLQEAAVVAAASLSAAAASLSVAAATGGAGPGAGGPGGGCVAGVGVGASAGAGAAAGTKGPRSYPVIPVPSKGSFGGVLQKFPGCGGLFPHPYTFPAAAAAFGLCHKKEDTGTAAEALGGAGAGSAAAAPKAGLSGLFWPAGRKDAFYPPFCMFWPPRTPGGLPVPTYLQPPPQPPSALGCALGDSPALLRQAFLDLAEPGGAGGSAEAAPPPGQPPPVVANGPGSGPPATGGTGARDTLFESPPGGSGGDCSAGSTPPAEPGVTSGTGAASSGAGSVGTRVPAPHHPHLLEGRKAGGSSYHHSSAFRPVGGKDDAESLAKLHGASAGAPHSAPAHHHHHHHHPHHHHHHPPQPPSPLLLLQPQPEEPGSERHHQAPPPPPPPPPLAPQPHHRGLLSPEGTSCSYPSEDSSEDEEDEEEEQEVDVEGHKPLEGEEEEDGRDPEDEEEEDEETRVLLGDSLVGGGRFLQGRGLSEKGSGRDRTTPAVGAFPLALNSSRLLQEDGKLGDPGGSDLQAPPPPPLAPQKASGGGGSRPSSPVHHPSLEEEPSYNDNQKSKENNQVIISTKDDNFSDKNKEHSFFITDSDSSGDFWRERSGEHTQETNSPHSLKKDVENMGKEELQKVLFEQIDLRRRLEQEFQVLKGNASFPVFNNFQDQMKRELAYREEMVQQLQIIPYAASLIRKEKLGAHLSKS